One part of the Candidatus Bathyarchaeota archaeon genome encodes these proteins:
- a CDS encoding hotdog fold thioesterase, whose product MKGTDHFAKALGINEHEVKDGYAKVSMQIQKNHTNSLGFTHGGVIFSLADYAFALACNYGDNVAVAVEVDIKFLRPTVEGDCLIAEATRISDGKTTGLYHVAVRKDDKLVAFFSGLAFKK is encoded by the coding sequence ATGAAGGGCACAGATCACTTCGCAAAAGCCTTAGGTATAAATGAGCATGAAGTCAAAGACGGCTACGCCAAAGTATCCATGCAAATCCAGAAAAACCACACCAACTCCTTAGGATTCACACACGGCGGAGTCATCTTCTCATTGGCGGACTACGCGTTCGCTTTGGCATGCAACTACGGCGACAACGTGGCAGTTGCCGTGGAGGTGGATATCAAGTTTCTGCGCCCCACAGTCGAGGGAGACTGCTTGATTGCTGAAGCGACCCGCATTTCAGATGGCAAAACCACGGGGCTCTACCATGTTGCTGTGCGAAAAGACGATAAGTTGGTTGCTTTTTTTTCAGGTTTAGCATTCAAAAAGTAA
- a CDS encoding thiamine pyrophosphate-dependent enzyme, with translation MTSKIAADKPGTFALLNGDEAVARGALEATVKVAAAYPGTPSTEILEAIAEVAKQFGVYAEWSINEIVAAEVAVGASMTGVRAIVCMKHVGLNVAADAVMTLAYTGVEGGLVIVVCDDPALHSSQNEQDTRYFAVHSKLPLLDAGSPQEALDMARYAYELSEKLHLPIILRLTTRVAHGKARVKLGAFEQINRRPNFDKNGSKWVMVPSNAIRQHRVLEKRLAEAKHDAETSQFNIFEDNNSEIGIVGSGVGYYYARSVLDTKKFSWLKLGFVHPFPADMVKAFASKVKKLIVIEELRPYIEENIQRLKLDVVGKAELGLEEIGEFTPDKIREAFAKLGLTDKPEIPQQLDLPPRPPALCPGCPHRAFYYALNMLNQSVQCDSDKCVGCDICEYVCSFEKEGIFNPLKSRIRSVRIKLINNTAITCKACINAPCVAACPEGAIVQSKQTGTVTVDWEKCKGCDWCIESCQYGALTLHPVTHKPLICDTCGGDPKCIPLCPESALSLKGRSDDKIVTGDIGCYTLGVLPPVKAIHSCLCMGGGISQAAGMYHAGVKDKVFSVIGDSTFFHGGMPGLLNIAYNKANVCVIVMDNSVVAMTGHQPTPGSGKTVMGTNTKIIQIAEIAKAVGIEKVVTVDPYDLEATITALRDITNYDGPSVLISKRPCPLLSEKGPKRQVKDTCNACGVCTKAFGCPAITQTGQHAEIDATLCNGCGVCETVCPFDAIGRKEK, from the coding sequence CTAAACAATTCGGTGTCTATGCAGAGTGGAGCATTAACGAGATTGTCGCCGCCGAAGTTGCGGTTGGCGCTTCCATGACGGGTGTCCGTGCAATTGTCTGCATGAAGCATGTGGGGTTAAACGTTGCCGCTGATGCCGTTATGACTTTGGCTTATACGGGTGTGGAAGGCGGCTTGGTGATTGTTGTCTGCGACGACCCTGCTTTGCATAGCAGCCAAAACGAACAGGACACCCGCTACTTCGCAGTTCACTCCAAGCTGCCGCTGCTGGATGCTGGAAGCCCTCAAGAAGCCCTCGACATGGCACGCTACGCCTACGAGCTTAGCGAAAAACTTCACCTCCCGATAATCCTCAGATTAACCACACGTGTTGCCCATGGCAAAGCTAGGGTGAAGTTAGGTGCCTTTGAGCAGATTAATCGACGCCCAAATTTTGACAAAAACGGCTCTAAATGGGTCATGGTGCCCTCAAACGCCATACGCCAACATCGCGTCTTGGAGAAAAGACTGGCTGAAGCGAAGCACGATGCAGAAACCTCACAATTCAACATCTTCGAGGACAACAATAGCGAAATCGGCATCGTAGGTAGCGGCGTCGGATACTACTATGCCCGCTCAGTTTTAGACACCAAAAAGTTTTCGTGGCTAAAACTCGGCTTTGTACATCCTTTCCCAGCCGACATGGTTAAGGCGTTTGCGTCAAAAGTCAAAAAACTAATCGTCATCGAAGAACTCCGACCCTACATAGAAGAAAACATTCAACGCCTCAAACTCGACGTAGTAGGCAAAGCTGAGTTGGGGCTTGAGGAAATCGGCGAATTTACACCTGACAAAATCCGCGAAGCTTTCGCTAAACTGGGCTTAACAGACAAACCAGAAATCCCTCAGCAACTCGATTTGCCGCCTCGCCCCCCCGCATTGTGCCCCGGGTGCCCTCACCGCGCCTTTTACTATGCACTCAACATGCTTAACCAATCCGTGCAGTGTGACAGCGACAAATGCGTCGGCTGCGACATCTGCGAATACGTCTGCTCTTTTGAGAAAGAAGGCATCTTTAACCCACTAAAATCCCGCATACGCTCCGTACGAATCAAACTCATCAACAACACAGCGATAACCTGCAAAGCCTGCATAAACGCACCCTGCGTTGCAGCGTGCCCCGAAGGAGCCATCGTTCAGTCAAAACAAACAGGCACAGTCACCGTGGATTGGGAAAAATGCAAAGGCTGCGACTGGTGCATAGAATCCTGCCAATACGGCGCACTCACATTGCACCCAGTTACACATAAACCCTTAATCTGTGACACCTGTGGAGGCGACCCCAAATGCATCCCACTCTGCCCCGAGAGCGCGCTCAGCCTCAAGGGACGTTCTGATGACAAAATCGTCACAGGAGACATTGGCTGCTACACGTTGGGTGTTTTGCCTCCAGTGAAAGCGATTCATTCCTGCCTCTGCATGGGTGGGGGTATCTCACAAGCTGCAGGCATGTACCACGCTGGCGTAAAAGACAAAGTTTTCTCAGTTATCGGGGACTCAACGTTTTTCCACGGGGGAATGCCAGGACTACTAAACATTGCCTACAATAAAGCCAACGTCTGCGTCATCGTCATGGATAACAGCGTGGTTGCTATGACTGGACATCAGCCGACGCCGGGGTCAGGCAAAACCGTCATGGGTACAAACACAAAAATCATCCAAATCGCCGAAATCGCCAAAGCTGTCGGCATAGAAAAAGTCGTAACCGTAGATCCATACGACTTAGAAGCCACCATAACTGCGCTTAGAGACATAACAAACTACGACGGCCCCTCAGTCCTCATATCTAAACGTCCCTGCCCACTACTAAGCGAAAAAGGACCCAAACGCCAAGTCAAAGACACCTGCAACGCATGCGGAGTCTGCACCAAAGCCTTCGGATGCCCAGCCATCACCCAAACAGGTCAACACGCCGAAATCGACGCCACTCTCTGCAATGGTTGTGGAGTCTGCGAAACAGTGTGCCCCTTTGACGCCATCGGGAGGAAAGAAAAGTGA
- a CDS encoding indolepyruvate oxidoreductase subunit beta: MKLDVVFSGVGGQGVVVLSDIYCEAAMLEGFDVAKAEIHGMAQRGGSIVAYARIGDKVEAPLIETGKADAIVGFEILETARALPMLKKQGTVIVNMKLIQPSCMPSGVKPKTKDQLISLLKAKALVHEVDGMGIAEKLGNMLVVNTVLLGALSALPETPLKVESFQQAIAGRLKEKYINVNLKAFQLGRESVLKS, encoded by the coding sequence GTGAAGCTAGACGTAGTTTTTAGCGGTGTAGGCGGACAAGGCGTAGTAGTTTTAAGCGACATCTACTGTGAAGCAGCGATGCTGGAGGGCTTCGACGTGGCTAAAGCAGAGATTCATGGCATGGCTCAAAGAGGCGGCTCCATAGTTGCTTATGCACGCATCGGCGACAAAGTAGAAGCGCCACTGATAGAAACAGGCAAAGCAGACGCAATTGTTGGCTTCGAAATCCTAGAAACCGCCCGAGCATTACCGATGCTAAAAAAGCAAGGCACCGTCATCGTTAACATGAAACTCATTCAACCCAGCTGCATGCCATCAGGAGTTAAACCCAAAACCAAAGACCAACTTATCTCGCTGCTCAAAGCAAAAGCGCTGGTGCACGAAGTGGATGGCATGGGCATAGCTGAGAAACTTGGCAACATGCTTGTGGTCAACACAGTGCTTCTCGGGGCACTTTCAGCGTTGCCCGAGACCCCACTCAAGGTTGAGTCGTTCCAGCAGGCAATAGCGGGCAGACTTAAAGAGAAATACATCAATGTGAACCTAAAAGCGTTCCAGCTGGGTAGAGAAAGTGTGTTAAAGAGTTAA
- a CDS encoding branched-chain amino acid ABC transporter permease: MEITAPAVILTLVWGVAIGCVYILLATGLNLIFGVMKLVNFAHGQLLMISAFLTWTISVASGMNAYLAIIISMIVVALLGVGVERLTFRRVLGTDKLNEIFVSLGLIYIFENAAMLIWGPHSKQIVSPFSGMSFALPGISLSYDRVVAVLVVVATLAAFGLLIKKTKIGLAMRATSQRNTTAMLMGINVEKIYMITFAIGAALAAVAGGLYGIIFSFDYQVGAMPTIIAFAIIIMGGLGSIKGAIVGGLLYGIAEQLATLFLGGIWGSAVAFALLIVVLVIRPNGIFGEKGE; the protein is encoded by the coding sequence ATGGAAATTACGGCACCAGCAGTCATCTTAACCTTAGTTTGGGGCGTTGCAATCGGCTGCGTCTACATCCTTCTGGCAACAGGGCTGAACCTCATTTTCGGTGTCATGAAACTCGTCAACTTCGCCCATGGACAACTCCTCATGATAAGTGCCTTTCTAACATGGACCATATCGGTTGCCTCAGGAATGAACGCATACCTCGCCATCATCATTTCCATGATAGTGGTCGCCCTCTTAGGCGTCGGCGTGGAACGGCTAACTTTCCGCAGAGTGCTTGGAACAGACAAACTCAACGAGATATTCGTTAGCCTCGGGTTAATCTACATCTTTGAAAACGCCGCCATGCTCATCTGGGGACCCCACTCCAAACAGATCGTCAGCCCCTTTAGCGGCATGAGCTTCGCTCTCCCTGGAATCTCCCTATCTTACGATCGCGTAGTCGCCGTCCTTGTAGTAGTCGCTACACTTGCAGCGTTTGGCTTGCTCATAAAGAAAACAAAAATCGGTTTAGCCATGCGCGCCACCAGCCAACGAAACACCACCGCCATGCTCATGGGCATAAACGTGGAAAAAATCTACATGATAACCTTCGCCATCGGCGCTGCACTAGCAGCAGTGGCAGGCGGGCTTTACGGAATAATTTTCTCATTCGATTACCAAGTGGGAGCGATGCCCACCATCATCGCTTTCGCCATCATAATCATGGGCGGGTTAGGCAGCATCAAAGGCGCCATAGTCGGCGGGTTACTCTATGGCATTGCTGAGCAGTTGGCTACGCTGTTTTTAGGCGGCATATGGGGAAGCGCCGTAGCATTTGCCCTGCTCATAGTGGTGCTTGTGATTAGACCCAACGGAATATTCGGTGAAAAAGGAGAATAA
- a CDS encoding tyrosine-type recombinase/integrase: protein MAGLTPENGIFGEKAETESKSSQKRDVGSSPLCPRCHSKKVWRDAKRYTPSGFEIQRWSCRECGMRFSDPNDTKRAKEAAIAVETVETQSLKSKASIISTRQICVTETKNLAAEPQTTEVLRRNEAATTNGKIVEYEFWLLKQGYAKETIEGRVKVMKRLVKLGASLFDPETVKEVLTKQTWSEGRKEYVTEAYSNFLKMVGGKWDPPRYTRIEKIPFIPTEQEIDQLIASCAEKTAALLQTLKETAIRVGEAWKLKWTDIDYVNSTIRITPEKRSHARMFKISGKLLTMLSVLPKKSDKIFGTYDLRGYRSSFVRQRKRAAKKLKPQNQPNNIPYLPPLESHHGVPQNQRYPSRNAPTWT, encoded by the coding sequence ATGGCTGGACTTACACCAGAAAACGGCATATTTGGCGAAAAAGCCGAAACAGAGAGTAAGTCATCCCAAAAAAGGGATGTCGGCTCCAGCCCCCTATGCCCACGATGCCACTCTAAAAAGGTTTGGCGAGATGCAAAACGCTACACGCCAAGCGGCTTTGAAATTCAACGCTGGTCCTGCAGAGAATGCGGAATGCGCTTCTCAGATCCAAACGACACAAAAAGAGCCAAAGAGGCAGCTATAGCCGTTGAAACAGTTGAAACGCAGTCATTAAAAAGCAAAGCGAGCATAATATCTACTCGCCAAATATGCGTCACGGAGACGAAAAACTTGGCAGCAGAACCTCAAACAACAGAAGTTCTGCGTAGAAATGAAGCAGCGACAACTAACGGCAAAATCGTCGAATACGAGTTCTGGCTGCTGAAACAAGGATACGCAAAAGAAACCATCGAAGGCCGAGTAAAAGTAATGAAAAGACTAGTAAAACTTGGCGCTAGCCTCTTCGACCCAGAAACCGTAAAAGAAGTCTTAACAAAACAAACCTGGAGCGAAGGCAGAAAAGAATACGTCACCGAAGCCTACAGCAACTTCCTAAAAATGGTCGGCGGCAAATGGGATCCCCCGCGATACACCAGAATCGAAAAGATACCCTTCATACCCACAGAACAAGAAATTGATCAACTCATCGCTAGTTGCGCGGAAAAAACTGCAGCACTGCTTCAAACACTAAAGGAAACGGCAATCCGAGTAGGAGAAGCCTGGAAACTCAAGTGGACTGACATAGACTACGTAAACTCAACCATCCGTATCACACCAGAAAAACGCAGCCACGCCAGAATGTTCAAAATATCAGGAAAACTCTTAACCATGCTATCAGTGCTCCCAAAAAAATCAGACAAAATCTTTGGAACCTACGACCTACGCGGCTACCGAAGCTCATTCGTGCGGCAACGAAAAAGAGCAGCCAAAAAACTCAAACCCCAGAATCAACCAAATAACATTCCATACCTTCCGCCACTGGAAAGCCACCATGGAGTACCACAAAACCAAAGATATCCTTCACGTAATGCGCCTACTTGGACATAA
- a CDS encoding ABC transporter substrate-binding protein — MQKKMLIALVVVVIIIVSAVAAIQLMPKPVSPDARNIKIGLVAPVSGSPIGQDMERAARMAVDEINNAGGVYVSEWNTKVNITIVVADTINDAPGNAVTPVTRAVETDGVDLLIGGYGSAGTLANEIVAIENKVPYIIAGASNELVTRRGPQGNYGGFGPSGTYSISDAEGMSYIFHYCTTTYDYSKTVVQFFAHEMKPLVAENRDFRLALLYRNDAFGTGVAQATKFWIENLSLPITLVADRSYETTTTNYQTDLTAVKSTNPDAVFVVDNPDKTPLIIKQGWNDVGLKTVYIAVENNQDPAFYTLLGQTGNGQLLESKLDPFMSPSYLPAVQTYSEKFRQLYGVYPGMMGADTYDAFYIAKDAIERAGTVDKAAVRDAIENTDLPQMLVMTESGRIRFSTGINYHEISPVTFVEQLYWDTTSNTLKSRIVWSPFSPGGITLKQADFVLPTGYQPGSP; from the coding sequence TTGCAAAAGAAAATGTTAATTGCATTAGTAGTCGTTGTAATCATCATCGTCTCAGCAGTAGCAGCAATACAATTGATGCCCAAACCCGTATCACCCGACGCAAGAAACATCAAAATCGGCTTAGTCGCCCCCGTCTCAGGTTCCCCCATCGGACAAGACATGGAACGCGCCGCAAGAATGGCAGTTGACGAAATCAACAACGCAGGCGGCGTCTACGTCTCAGAATGGAACACCAAAGTCAACATCACCATAGTAGTCGCTGACACCATTAACGACGCCCCAGGCAACGCCGTAACACCCGTCACCCGCGCCGTCGAAACCGACGGAGTAGACCTCTTAATCGGCGGATACGGCAGCGCAGGCACACTCGCCAACGAAATCGTCGCCATCGAAAACAAAGTCCCATACATCATTGCAGGTGCATCAAACGAACTCGTAACCCGCCGCGGACCCCAAGGCAACTACGGCGGTTTCGGACCATCAGGAACCTACAGTATAAGCGACGCCGAAGGAATGAGCTACATATTCCACTACTGCACCACCACCTATGACTACAGCAAAACCGTCGTCCAATTCTTCGCCCACGAAATGAAACCGCTCGTAGCAGAAAACAGAGACTTCAGATTAGCCCTACTTTACCGAAACGACGCCTTCGGAACAGGCGTAGCACAGGCAACAAAATTCTGGATAGAAAACCTCAGCTTACCCATCACTCTTGTAGCTGACAGAAGCTACGAAACCACCACAACCAACTACCAAACCGACCTAACAGCAGTTAAATCAACAAACCCAGACGCAGTCTTCGTAGTAGACAACCCCGACAAAACCCCGCTCATAATCAAACAGGGTTGGAACGACGTCGGGTTAAAGACAGTCTACATCGCGGTGGAAAACAACCAAGACCCTGCATTCTACACACTTCTAGGACAAACAGGCAACGGACAGCTACTTGAATCAAAACTTGACCCCTTCATGAGCCCCTCATACTTACCTGCGGTGCAAACGTATTCGGAGAAATTCCGACAACTCTACGGTGTTTATCCAGGCATGATGGGCGCAGACACCTACGACGCATTCTACATCGCCAAAGACGCAATAGAACGCGCAGGAACAGTAGATAAAGCAGCAGTAAGAGACGCCATAGAAAACACCGACCTCCCACAGATGCTGGTCATGACGGAATCAGGCAGAATACGCTTCAGCACAGGCATAAACTACCACGAAATCAGCCCAGTAACTTTCGTCGAACAACTCTACTGGGATACCACAAGCAACACACTAAAGTCACGCATCGTTTGGTCACCGTTCTCACCTGGCGGAATCACCCTAAAACAAGCAGACTTTGTATTGCCCACTGGCTACCAACCTGGAAGCCCATAA
- a CDS encoding branched-chain amino acid ABC transporter permease — MTLKQQLTKLVRSKSFLFLIAVFAILALLPVLISDNFFLTILTLITIFSIYATSWNFLANSGQGSLGHALFLGIGGFASALIGSSIATATANFLGSTQLTVGALSVAIQILSLLLGGLLSAGIGLLIGLACVRLKAWYLAMVTFGFSVIAATLSSQFDAITQGINGFPTTTLVTRGLPFYILALTFAVVSISTMYLITKSRIGMAFKAIHGNEPEAKMIGINTAKYKLTAFVISTFFAGISGGLYAYFIRLIDNSVFSPLNSFTPLIMTVIGGLGTVVGPIIGAVFLVSIQQLLALPSVVDSLRVSLGPFFPEVSNVGAPLSFLIIGIILLVIVIFAPKGLEPQLRKLYGYVAKMLQDKEAKPS; from the coding sequence ATGACGCTAAAACAACAACTCACCAAACTCGTCCGTTCCAAAAGCTTCCTCTTCCTCATCGCCGTCTTCGCCATACTTGCGCTCCTACCTGTTTTAATCAGCGACAACTTTTTCCTCACAATCCTCACCCTAATCACCATATTCTCCATCTACGCAACCAGTTGGAATTTCTTGGCAAACTCAGGTCAAGGTTCACTTGGGCACGCGCTGTTTTTAGGCATCGGCGGCTTTGCCTCAGCGCTCATAGGCAGCTCGATAGCAACAGCCACAGCCAACTTCTTGGGTTCAACACAGTTAACCGTCGGCGCCCTCTCAGTCGCCATCCAAATCTTATCGCTACTCTTAGGCGGCTTACTCTCCGCAGGAATCGGCTTGCTAATCGGATTAGCCTGCGTTAGACTAAAAGCATGGTACCTTGCCATGGTGACATTCGGCTTCTCAGTCATCGCAGCTACACTCTCAAGCCAATTTGACGCCATAACTCAGGGTATAAACGGTTTCCCGACCACAACGCTGGTTACCAGAGGATTACCCTTCTACATACTGGCACTCACATTCGCTGTAGTCTCCATCTCCACAATGTATCTGATAACAAAATCACGAATCGGCATGGCATTCAAAGCCATCCACGGCAACGAACCAGAAGCAAAAATGATAGGCATCAACACCGCAAAATACAAACTCACCGCATTCGTAATCAGCACCTTCTTTGCAGGCATCTCGGGAGGCTTATACGCCTACTTCATCAGACTTATTGACAACTCGGTATTCTCGCCGCTAAACTCGTTTACGCCGCTTATAATGACGGTCATCGGAGGATTAGGCACAGTTGTAGGCCCAATCATAGGCGCCGTCTTTTTGGTTTCAATCCAGCAACTCTTAGCCTTACCAAGCGTAGTGGATTCGCTGCGAGTCTCTCTGGGTCCGTTCTTCCCAGAAGTCAGCAACGTCGGCGCACCCCTGAGCTTCCTAATCATCGGCATTATCCTACTTGTCATCGTCATCTTTGCACCCAAAGGGTTAGAACCGCAACTACGTAAACTCTACGGCTACGTTGCCAAAATGCTACAGGACAAAGAGGCAAAACCATCATGA